The DNA sequence CCAGGCAAAGGCCACCAGGTGATGGTCCAGGAGCGGCACCCGCGCCTCCAGGCTCACCGCCATGCTGGCCCGGTCCACCTTGACCAGGATGTCGTCGGGCAGATAGCCCGCGGTGTCCCAGAAGAGCATCCGGGTGACAAAGTCGCTGGCGGTGAGCCCCGGGGGCAGGCCGGCCGGCACCGCACCAGCGGGCTCGTGGCCGGCGGCCAGCAGCGCGGCCGGCCTCTTCCACAGGGACACGAGACGCCGGTAGAGGTCCTCCTGGGAGGCTGCAGGCAGAAGCTCCGCCAGCTTGTGCAGCTTGTCGCCGGCTGACTGGTGCCGGAGACGGGGCGGCAGGACCTCTGCCAGCAGCCGGAAGAGGGCATCCCAGGCCCCAGGCGGCACGGCGCCCAGGCCGGCTGCCAGCAGCTGGCGGCCGGCGGCCGGCAGCCAGCCCACCCGGGACCAGATGGCAGGTGCCCAGGCGTGGCGGTTGTAGCCGGCAAAGAGCTCGTCGCCGCCGTCCCCGGACAAGCAGACCGTGACATGCCGGCGGGCCATGCGGGCCACCAGGAGGGTCGGGATCTGGGAGGAGTCGGCAAAGGGCTCGTCGTAGATGGCCGGCAGCTCCGGGATCACCGCCTGGGCCTCGGCGGCGGACAGACAGAGCTCGGTGTGATCGGTGCCCAGATACCGGGCGACCTTCTTGGCGTGCTCGGCCTCGTTGTAGGCGTCTTCGGTAAAGCCGATGGTGAAGGTGCGCACCGGCCGGCTGCTTTGCGCCTGCATCAGGGCCACCACGGTGGAGGAATCGATGCCGCCGGACAGGAAGGCGCCCAGGGGCACATCCGCCAGCATCTGCCCTGCCACCGCCTGGCGGAGCAAACGCTCCAGCTCGGCCGCCGCCTCGTCCCCATCACCGGCAAAGGGGCCCCGGACGCCGGCCTCAGCCACCGCTGCCAAGCGCCAATAGGGCTCCGGCTCGGGCAGCCTCCCCGGCGTGAGGGTAGCGACCGCAAGCCGCAGGAAGTGCCCCGGCGGCAGCTTGACGATGCCGTCGTAGATGGACCAGGGGCCGGGCAGACAGGCCAGGCGCAGATAGAGGGCCAAGGCCTGGCGGTTGATGGTGCCCTGCCAGGCCGGATGGGCGGCCAGGGCCTTGAGCTCGGAGCCGAAAAGGAGGACGCCGCCGGACCAGCCCAGGTAGAGGGGTTTTTCCCCCAGGCGATCGCGGATGAGGTAGAGGGCTCGCTCCTGGCGGTCCCAGAGGGCCATGGCGAACATGCCGGTGAACCGGGCCAGGGCCCCGGCCACCCCCCAGTGGGCAACGGCGGCCAGCATCACCTCGGTGTCCGAGTGGCCCCGCCAGGGACGGTCCACGGCCGCCGCCTCCAGCTCCTGCCGGATGGCCCGGTGGTTGTAGATCTCGCCGTTGTAGACCACCACAAAGCGGCCGCAGGCCGAAATCATGGGCTGCCGGCCCTCGGGGCTGAGATCGACGATGGCCAGCCGCCGGTGGGCCAGGGCAAGACCAGCCGCAGCGTCCACCCAGAGGCCGCCATCGTCCGGCCCACGGTGGACCAGGCTGGCCGCCATGCGGCCGGCGCCAGCCGTCAGATTCGTTTCGTCCAAGCCAGCCCCGGGATCGAGTACCCCGGCGATGCCACACATGAAGAGCCCTCCCCCTTCCGTTGCAGGCATTGGCGTCGGTAAGCCCTGGCCAGAAGATGTGCAACGCAATACTCAGAGGGAGAGATCCTCCCGCACCACCTCCACCAGGTCCACCTTCCTTAGCAAAGCGCCAAGCCCTGTTTTCAGTCCCTCCAGCTGACCGGCGGCGTAATGGATGTGAGCGGATTCGCGGTAAGCAAGACCGTAGGTCAGCCGCAAGAGCACTTGACCCAACAGCATCCAGATACAGGCCAGGGTCGAAAGGTCCTCGTTGGCGTGGGCAAAATGCAGACGCCAGAGGGTCACCGTCCGGCCGTAGTAACGCTCCTTGTGGGACGAGACGTGATCGTAGACATGCTCGTGCCGGAGCCTGGCCGCGGCACAGACATAAAGAGGATATGTCTTGCCGATGGGATAGCTGAACATGACGTCTTCGCCGATGGCCCAACGGGAGCTGACTTCCCGGTTCGTGTACCGCGTGAGGATCTCCTGTCGCCAGACGGTGGCCCCGCCGCACAGCCACTGGGAACGGAGATCGGACTCCACCGGCGAGATGGCCGTGTTGTACCCGGAGGGGAGCACCACCCCCTGGCGCCGGGAGCTCATGCCGATGAGGGCCTTGGTCCACGAATACTGGTAACGGGGGTTGGTGATGACATTGAAGGAGACGCCCGCCGTCTCCGGCTCGCAGCGGTTCCAAAAGTCGAGCATCGCGGCCAAGGCGCCCTCTTCCAGCACCACGTCGTCGTCGAGGGAGCCAACCAGGGAGGTCCGATCGTCGAGCTTGGAAATACCCAGATTCCGCTGCCGGATCTGACCTGGAGGATCACAGTGATAGTACTCCACCGGCAAGCGGTCAGTGAAGGAGAGAACCAGACCCTCGATGCTCTTCCCGCTGGCCACGACGATGATGCGGGCACAGGCTACCTGCTGGGCCACTAGGCTTTCCAGAAGGTTCCGCATCTTCTGCGGCCGATCCTTGGTGGGGACGATGAAGGCCAAATCCTGGCCGGTGTAGGGGCGCCGTTTCTCGGACATCGCTGACAGCCAATCGCGGTGGGAGAGGCCGAGGGTGCAGGTCGTACGCCCGGCGCCTCTCAGTAGAACATGCCGAACTGTTTCCTGGAGCCGAGATGGTGTCCGCTTGCCGACCATTCGTGGTAGCTGGGTTGACTGATCCGGTATACCCGGGCTGCGACCTCCGCCACCACCCTGGATCCCCAAGAACGGTAGCGGAGACATGTACCGTATCCGAGGGCGATTCGCCGGAGCTCCCTCCGGAGGCCGGCTGGCAGCCGGGCCGCCACCTGCCCCTGGTCGAGGAGGGCCAAGACGTAATCCACATAGCCGTAGCCCAGCCCGATGAGGCAGGCCATGGCGACCTTCGCCTCGGCCTCTTCCTCGTCGAGCCCCTCGAGCAGAGAAGCCACCCCCTCCGGCGGCCGCAGATACAGCGCATCACCGAAAATTAGCTGTCCTTTGCACTGCCCCAGCCCGACACCTTCCCGGCGTTTCCAGTACGCCTTGCGCAGATCGAAGAGCTGCAGGCCGAAACCCTTGGCCAAAAAGGAGTCGACGGCGGCGAACAGCGGCTGTCCGACGTAGAGGGGCTGGAACTCGACCTCGATCTCCACCCCCAGGAGATGGCGGGACAGGAGTTCGGTCGCACCCTGGAGAACATCGAGGCCGGCGCCCTGGACATCGATCTTCACGAAGTCCATCCTGTCCACCTCCTGGCGGGACAAAAAATCGTCCAGCCGCTCGGTGCGGACCTGCACCTCGGCCTCGACCTCGAAGCGGTCCGTTTCAGGAAAATCCCGCAAAAAAGCCCGATTGGGATGATAGACAGAAGAACAACCTCGGGACTTGGTCAGAAACAGGGGCATCGATCCCTGTTGCCGATGGACGGCACAGTTGAACAGCCGGTCACCATCCCTGAGTGTCCTGGCCAGTGCCCTGAACTCCTCTTCGTCGGGCTCGAAGCTGATGGTATCAATGAGCGGTTGCAGCCCCCGCCAGGGATGAGCCTCGACGCCACCCCGCGCTCCCACGTCGCAGTAGACTAGGTGACGCGGCAACAGTGGCCGGAAGAACCTGGTCAGAGGTTTCGCCATCATCTCGGCCACAAGGATCACATGTAGTTGTCGCAGCCCTGGCAGAAGCGGGGCACCCGGTCCGGCTCGCCGCTTTCCACGTCCAGCCGCAAGCCCTTGAGTGCCCGGCCCTGCCACAGCGCCTCGATGGAGTCGACGCCGACCCTGCCCAGGGCCAGTTGGTCGTCGTAATCGTCGCAACAGGCCTTGATGACGCCCTGGGCGCTGATCGACAGCTTGTTATAGAGTTCCGAGCACTTCTTGCCGCGGTTGACGTCCAGCTGCCGCAAGGGCCGGCCCTGCCGCAGGTCGACAGCGGCGACCCGGCCCGATTCCTTGGCCCGCTGGAAGGAGGTGAGCAGGGGTTTGCCGCCATAGACGCCAACCTTCCCCAGCCCCCAGATGCTGTCCGCCAGCGGATACCAACGGTCGAAAAAGGCTTGCTGCAGACCCGGCTCCTGCTGCTCGTTCTTGAGCATCGACACCGAGACCTGGACGTGGCAAGGTGCACTCAGGAGGTTCCGGTTCTCGACGAAGGTCTCGATGTTGCGCTCGACCACGGCGTAGCCGCAGCGGGGGTCATCGTGTCGGCGGGGCCGGCGCATCCGTTCGTACTCCCGGGCGGTGAGGCCCTGGAGGGAGAACTTGATCTTGTTCAGCCCTGCCTGCAACAAGGCCAAGCCCAGCTCCCGGCTCAGGAGGGTAGCGTTGGTGGTGAGATGGACCAGGATGCCGCTGGCGCGGGCGTAGCGGACGAACTCGACGATCTCGGGGTTGAGGGTCGGCTCTCCCCAGCCGCTGAAGCGCAGGGAGGTGGGCCGGTGCCGCCGCATCTCGTCCACCACCTGCTTGAGCACCGCCAGCGGCAACATGGCCGGAGGTCTGGTCATCACCTGGCGGGCGCAGAAGAGGCAATCGAGGTTGCAGGCACTGGACGGCTCCACGTCGATGAGGATGGGGAACGGCATCAACACCGAGTGCATGTCTCGGTAGGCAGCCGTCTGGTAGACCTCGGCCTGAAACGGATCAACGATCTTGTTCATGGACCCCTTCACTCGATTTCCAGCTCCGGGAACTGCTGCACCAAGTCGTAGACCGCCTTGGCCTGCTGCAGCAAGGGTTCCAGGTGACGCAGGGGCAGCTGGGTGGTGGCGTCGCACAAGGCCGCTGCCGGGTTGTCATGGACCTCCATGAACAGGGCGTTGATCCTGGCCCCCAGCGCCGCCCGGGTCAGATCGGGGATGTACTCCCGCTGGCCGCCGCTGGAGGTGCCGAGGCTGCCCGGCATCTGGATGCTGTGGGTGGCATCGTAGCAGACCGGATAGCCGGTCTCCTTCATGACCCGGAAACAGCGCATGTCCGACACCAGCATGTTGTAGCCGAAGAAGGTGCCGCGGTCGGTGAGGATCATGCTCCGGTTGCCGGTGGACTCCACTTTGAGCACCGCGTTCTTGAGGTTCCAGGGGCTGAGGAACTGCCCCTTCTTGATATGCACCGGCAATCCGGTCTCGCCGGCGGCGATCAGCAGATGAGACTGCCGGCTCAGGTAGGCCGGGATCTGAACCATGTCCACCACCGCGGCCGTCTCCTGCATCCATTCCACGTTGCTCACGTCGCAGGTCACCGGCACCTTGACCTCGGTCCGTACAGCGGCCAGGATCTCCAGGCCCTCCTCCAGGCCGACGCCGTGGAAGCTCCTGATGGAGCTGCGGCAGTCCTTGTTGTAGCAGGACTTGAACACGTACTGGATACCCAACCGTCCGGTGATCTCCGCGATCGCCGCCGCCATCTCCAGACTGTGTGCCCTGGATTCAATGGCACAAGGCCCGGCAATCAGGGTCAGAGGCCGTCCCTCCCCGACCACCACCGCCTTCACGTCCGACCTGCCCACCACCACATCCCTGATCATGCCGAATCCTCACCTGACCACTGGGTATTCACGAACGAAACGCTCCGCGAGCGCGAGGTCGGACGGAATATCCACATCCGCCATCGGACTGTCGGTTGAGATGCCGCCCAGGGGTATCCCGTAATCGAGGGCGCGCAGCAGTTCCACCCCCTCCACCGCTTCGAGGGCCGTCGGCGCCAAGTCGGCGAACTCCAACAGGGTGCGCCGTTCGAACAGGTAGATGCCAACCTGCCGGCGATAGCGGACCTCACCCGGGTACGGGCCCCGGTGGTACGGAATCGGCAGCCGGGACATGTAGACGATGTGACCCAGACGGT is a window from the Thermodesulfobacteriota bacterium genome containing:
- the asnB gene encoding asparagine synthase (glutamine-hydrolyzing), with amino-acid sequence MCGIAGVLDPGAGLDETNLTAGAGRMAASLVHRGPDDGGLWVDAAAGLALAHRRLAIVDLSPEGRQPMISACGRFVVVYNGEIYNHRAIRQELEAAAVDRPWRGHSDTEVMLAAVAHWGVAGALARFTGMFAMALWDRQERALYLIRDRLGEKPLYLGWSGGVLLFGSELKALAAHPAWQGTINRQALALYLRLACLPGPWSIYDGIVKLPPGHFLRLAVATLTPGRLPEPEPYWRLAAVAEAGVRGPFAGDGDEAAAELERLLRQAVAGQMLADVPLGAFLSGGIDSSTVVALMQAQSSRPVRTFTIGFTEDAYNEAEHAKKVARYLGTDHTELCLSAAEAQAVIPELPAIYDEPFADSSQIPTLLVARMARRHVTVCLSGDGGDELFAGYNRHAWAPAIWSRVGWLPAAGRQLLAAGLGAVPPGAWDALFRLLAEVLPPRLRHQSAGDKLHKLAELLPAASQEDLYRRLVSLWKRPAALLAAGHEPAGAVPAGLPPGLTASDFVTRMLFWDTAGYLPDDILVKVDRASMAVSLEARVPLLDHHLVAFAWRLPLAMKIRNGRSKWLLRQVLHRYVPPELTERAKMGFGIPLDSWLRGPLRAWAEDLLDPARLRRQGYLRPEPIQRIWHQHLAGSHNWQHRLWVVLMFQAWLEQHHGG
- a CDS encoding glycosyltransferase, with product MSEKRRPYTGQDLAFIVPTKDRPQKMRNLLESLVAQQVACARIIVVASGKSIEGLVLSFTDRLPVEYYHCDPPGQIRQRNLGISKLDDRTSLVGSLDDDVVLEEGALAAMLDFWNRCEPETAGVSFNVITNPRYQYSWTKALIGMSSRRQGVVLPSGYNTAISPVESDLRSQWLCGGATVWRQEILTRYTNREVSSRWAIGEDVMFSYPIGKTYPLYVCAAARLRHEHVYDHVSSHKERYYGRTVTLWRLHFAHANEDLSTLACIWMLLGQVLLRLTYGLAYRESAHIHYAAGQLEGLKTGLGALLRKVDLVEVVREDLSL
- a CDS encoding FkbM family methyltransferase, coding for MMAKPLTRFFRPLLPRHLVYCDVGARGGVEAHPWRGLQPLIDTISFEPDEEEFRALARTLRDGDRLFNCAVHRQQGSMPLFLTKSRGCSSVYHPNRAFLRDFPETDRFEVEAEVQVRTERLDDFLSRQEVDRMDFVKIDVQGAGLDVLQGATELLSRHLLGVEIEVEFQPLYVGQPLFAAVDSFLAKGFGLQLFDLRKAYWKRREGVGLGQCKGQLIFGDALYLRPPEGVASLLEGLDEEEAEAKVAMACLIGLGYGYVDYVLALLDQGQVAARLPAGLRRELRRIALGYGTCLRYRSWGSRVVAEVAARVYRISQPSYHEWSASGHHLGSRKQFGMFY
- a CDS encoding radical SAM protein, translated to MNKIVDPFQAEVYQTAAYRDMHSVLMPFPILIDVEPSSACNLDCLFCARQVMTRPPAMLPLAVLKQVVDEMRRHRPTSLRFSGWGEPTLNPEIVEFVRYARASGILVHLTTNATLLSRELGLALLQAGLNKIKFSLQGLTAREYERMRRPRRHDDPRCGYAVVERNIETFVENRNLLSAPCHVQVSVSMLKNEQQEPGLQQAFFDRWYPLADSIWGLGKVGVYGGKPLLTSFQRAKESGRVAAVDLRQGRPLRQLDVNRGKKCSELYNKLSISAQGVIKACCDDYDDQLALGRVGVDSIEALWQGRALKGLRLDVESGEPDRVPRFCQGCDNYM
- the kdsA gene encoding 3-deoxy-8-phosphooctulonate synthase; the protein is MIRDVVVGRSDVKAVVVGEGRPLTLIAGPCAIESRAHSLEMAAAIAEITGRLGIQYVFKSCYNKDCRSSIRSFHGVGLEEGLEILAAVRTEVKVPVTCDVSNVEWMQETAAVVDMVQIPAYLSRQSHLLIAAGETGLPVHIKKGQFLSPWNLKNAVLKVESTGNRSMILTDRGTFFGYNMLVSDMRCFRVMKETGYPVCYDATHSIQMPGSLGTSSGGQREYIPDLTRAALGARINALFMEVHDNPAAALCDATTQLPLRHLEPLLQQAKAVYDLVQQFPELEIE